The Fusobacterium necrophorum subsp. necrophorum genome includes the window TAATAGAAAATAAAAATACGATTTCTGAAAATCAACTAACCTATGATATGTATATGAAAGATAAGGAAAACAAAGCCTTTTATGAAGAATATAAATCACAGATTATCGCCTATGAAACAGCTCTGAAAAGTCTTAAAAATTCCAAACATCAAACATTAAGCATTAAAAATTTATCTGATAAATATATGCTTTTAGAACAAGAAAAAACTACACTTATGGGAGAATATTCCTCTCAAAACTCTATGCTTCACAAGCTTGGGCAAGCAAAGAAAAATACAGATTTATACCTTGATAACAGCCTTGAAAAATAAAAAAAAAGAAGGAGATTATCCCTACCCATATTTCAGGTAAGAATAATCTCCTTACTTGCTCTCAAATTGATAAAAGTATATTTTCTACAATATTTCACAATAATATTTTCTTATTTGTCGTGTGTTTCTACAAGATAGTCCTCTCTTCTTTTCCACACAACCAAAGAAATAATGGAGATTATAATATAATTGACTACCTGATTCATAAACTCATTCTTTAAGAGTGGCAGAAAATAGGATTTTTCATTTGTAATAAATCCATGTACCAAAATACAATATACCGTCATAGAACTAAAAAATGAAATAGCTAAATTCAAAATTTTTCCTACCACTTTAAATTTTTTGTGTATGAATTGAAATAAAACAGAATATATTACTACTGCCAATATTGCTGCAAGCACATCCCAAAAATATATGGCATATCCGGATGAGAATTTTACTGAAAAATAATGGTGAGTATAATACCAGCTCGCTATAAATACTACAAGTTTGTCCAGTGCAAACAAGCTGATTTTTACAAATGTTGCTCCTGCAAATAGAATGACTCCCAAATATAGTATAATTAAGGCTATAAAAAGAATAACCAACCCAATCATATCATTTCTCCTCCTATCTGAATAATTTTCTTTTTCTTATAATATAACGCTCCCGTTCTAATTTATCAAACCTTTATTTCCCATATATTCCTAATAAAAAACAAAAAAAATAGTGGATAAACAACCCTATCAGCTATTTACCCACTATTTAAATTTTTATAATTTTATCTCTCTACATTTTTCTCTTTTTTGATACCGCCCTGTTCTCTTGATTTTTCACTTGTCTTTTCTTTATACGCCTTTAACTTGCCAAGTGCTGACGGTTTCTTTACATCCTTTGTATTTTGATTTGTTTTGACCTGTTCTTTGGCTTTTAACAGCTTTGCAGAATAAACTTTAAGAGAGGTATACTCCTTCCCGTCCTTTCCCTGACTGATTTTTTCTTTTCCGAATACATGAACAAAATCTCCTTTTTTCAAATTTTCTACACTGCTTACCTTATCATTATAGGCTAAACAGTTGGTATATTTCACCTTCCCTTCCTTGTCATTTTCAGCAATTGCAAAACTTGCAACAGTAAAATCTTTACCATCTTTCGACGTCAAATTTTTAATGTCTATATCCGAAGCAATGTTGCCATTGATATTTACAGTATTTGCTTTTTCCTTATTTTCGTTTGACTTTTCACTAATAGTACTCTTATCCTCCTTTACATTTTCCTCATCGGATAAAACACTACTTTTATCCTCTCTTCCACTTTCTAAATCAGGTGCTTCAATCTCATTTTCATCTATATAATCATAAAATTTTTCATCAACTAACCCCATAATCTTATCATTCATATAATTATCATAAGCAGCATCGAGAGTATCCTCATTTTCTATTCCTGTTTCAAGAGACAGAATTCCTTTTACAAAATCACTATGATTATACTCTGCTAAAAAAGATAAGGTCTCTTTCATAGTTTCAAAGTTATTGTTTTGCATATCGGAAATGCTTTTTAAATCATTTGCATATCTCCCATTATCCCATTCAAATTTTCCGCTTTCCTTGTTTTCTTTAATCCCTGTTGCAAGTACAAACTGAGTACCTGAAAACAGTACCGCCTGATTATCTTTCACATCTAAAACTGTTGTGTTTTCACTTAATGCTGTTTTTACAATATCGCCTTTTTCTAATTTCATATTTTTTTCCTCCTGTACTTTTACTTGTATGTTTTCTTCTAATTCTTTATCAATAATATTTTTAATACTTTCTTTTATCGCTTCTAAATATCCCTTCCTTTTCAAACTATCATAAAAATCATTAAGGGTATCGAAATCCTCGATACCCCTAATCCTAGATATTGTTAGTTTTATATCCATATCCTCATAACCCGGATATTTCTTTTGATTAAATTCATACACCTTGCCTTTCATTTTAGTAAATTCATCTTCTATATACATAGGATTAATGTTTTCTTTTGTTTCTAAGAGTTTTTTTATCGTGTTTATAGACACGGTTTTGGATTTTGGAAACTCTATATTCTCCGGTGTGCGAATTGTCGTTTTAAATAAGTTTTCTCCTATTTTCTCAAAGTATCTTACAGAATAGTTATACTCCTCATTTTCAAAAAGTTTCTGCATTTCCCTATCCGTTGCTTTAATATTTTTGTGATATTCCACCTATCTAACCTCCTCCTTACACTCTATCTTTCTGTCTGAATTTTCATTTTGCAGACCTCCTTTCTCCACCTTTTCTTTGAAGTATCCAAGCCTGTCCATTACGGATGCTTTTTCTCTTTTATCCAGATCTCCAAAACTTTGTACTTTGCTATCTCTAAAATCTGCATCGTACCTATCTGCTACTCCGTCCAAATCCATATCTTTTGAAAGCGGATCATAGAAATTGCCATCATCATCAATTTCAAGTCCAAGTGCTGCTTTTAACTTTTCTTCATCAACATATATCAATTCATTAAAATCCCAAAATTCAATACCTGTTTTTATTTGTATAAGCTCCTTTGTATCACTTGCATCAAGCGGATCATAGGTGTAACTAAAACTATCAATTAAAGTATTATCTACATAAGTATTCATCTTGTAATTGATTAAATCAAGACTTGTCTGTATCTCATGCTTTTCATCCGGTGTAGTCGTATAAGCCAAGCCTATATCTGTCAAATCAGGAAACATTGTATCAAAATCTTCTATACTATGTGCTTCGTCATATTCTTTGTTTAGAAAATGAATCAGTTCTTCCTTCACTTCTTCCAAAAGTGGATTTTTCTCCTCTTTTAAATCTTCTTTTTGTCCCATATCAAGCAAATGATTTACCTCAGCAAGTCTTAACGTCTTTTCTTTTAAAAGCTCTGCCTGTGGAAATTTCTTTTTTATTTCAAGCTTCGCCGTTTCAAGTTGATTCTCGGTATCTTTAAGTTTTCCAAGTGTCTGTTCCAATCTCTCAGGCATCCTATCAAGTACATTATCCATTCGGGTGATATTTCCGATTTCATCCGTTCCAAACTCCCCATAATGATTTTCTTCTCCCTTCAGATTGAATTTATACTGATTGGAAAAGCTGTCATAATATGCGAACAAATCGAAATTTCTATATTCTCCGATTTTTACTTCCTCAGAACGAAAATCATCTAATTTTTTTATTCCCTTTATCCTGTTTATTAAGAACTCTCCGGCTTGCTTTTTATCGGTATATTTTTTCCCATTTAAAGTTAAAGATGTGAATTTTGATACAGCTTCTTTATCTGCTTTTATCCCCACTTGTTTTTCATTTACACCCATATTTTCTAAAGTAGTCTGATCATATTTTTCTAGTTTTTCCTCCCTATACGGTTCCACTTTTTCTATATCCTTTTTCAAATTTTCTATTTTTTCTTTTAAATTTTCAATTTCTTTTGGGTACACCTTTACAACCTTGTCCTCCATTTTATATAGGTTGGATTTAAAATTGGACTCCAGCATTTTAAGTTTACTTACCTCAACATCAAGGTCCATTTTTTCACGAATAAGCGGATTTCCTGTAGCTAAAGCTTTAATCTCCGCATAATTTAATGTAGCTTCATCAATATCCTCTGCAACACGCACAGGTGTTTTAGAAGTCATTATTTGAGAGATATACTTTTGCTTGTTTTCAAGGGTTTGGAAAAGATACGCATCAAAGGTATTTTCTGTTATATACCTAAAGATATGAACATCTCTATTTTCATTACCTTGCCTTACAATACGACCTGCTCTTTGAGAAAGATCAGCAGGTCTCCATGGGACGTCTAAATCATGGATTGCTATTAGCTTGTCTTGACAGTTTGTTCCTGCTCCGCACTTACTGGTAGAACCGAGTAATACTCTTACTTCACCTTTTCTAACTTTATCAAAAATAGCATCTTTTTCTTTGTTATTCTTTGCACTATGGATAAATTCTACTTCATTTTCCGGTACTCCCATTTTGATTAACTTTTCCTTTATGTCATCATATACATTAAACCCGTCTTTATTTGGTATAGACATATCACAAAAAACTAACTGTGTAGACTTCTTATCCCTATATTTATCCCATATACTAAATACATTGCTTACACAAGCATTTACTTTTGAATTTTCATCATCAGGAAGTAGTGGATTTATTAACCTTTGATCCAGTGCCATTTTCTTGCCATCGTTGGTAATAAGCAGCATATTATCGATAGAGGAGTCTACCTGTTTGGCTCGAACTTTATCCGCTCTCTCAGAAAAAGTTTCAAGGATTTGTTTTTGCTCTTCTGTCGGTTTAGTTTTTATGGTTTCATAATGAGCATTTGGTGTTGGTAAATTTAATACATCAGCAGTCTTTATATCCATAAACTGCTTGACCATGTTCATCAGTTCCGGAAGGTTATAAAATTTTGCAAATCTGGTCTTACTTCTGTATCCGTTCCCTTCAGGATTAAGTTCAATTGCTGTAACAGTTTCTCCAAATGTAGATGCCCAAGAGTCGAAATATTGTAGGTGCATTTTTTTAAGTTCATCGTACTGAAGATAACGCTGCATGGTATAAAGCTCTGCCATGCTATTGCTTACGGGAGTTCCTGTTGCAAATACAATACCCTTATTACCGGTAATTTCATCCATATATCTGCACTTCATCAGCATATCACTTGACTTTTGTGAATCCGTTGTAGTAATTCCCGCAACATTACGCATTTTTGTAAAAACGTACAAATTTTTAAACGCATGAACTTCGTCTACAAATAGCTTATCTATCCCTAATTCTTCAAAGGTTACAACATCATCTTTTCTGTAATCATCATTTAATTTCTTTAGTTTTACCTCCAGTCCTTTTTTCGTTTTTTCAAGCTGCTTAACGGTGAATTTCTGATCTCTATCCCTTTTATATTCTTCGATAAAATCTATAATTTCATCAATCTGACTTTGCAGTTCATACTCCTGTCGCTGCTTTGAAATTGGGATCTTTTCAAACTGCGAATGCCCTATAATTACCGCATCATAATCACCTGTGGCAATCCTTGAGCAAAATCTTTTTCTTTTATCCGGTGTAA containing:
- a CDS encoding conjugal transfer protein gives rise to the protein MIGLVILFIALIILYLGVILFAGATFVKISLFALDKLVVFIASWYYTHHYFSVKFSSGYAIYFWDVLAAILAVVIYSVLFQFIHKKFKVVGKILNLAISFFSSMTVYCILVHGFITNEKSYFLPLLKNEFMNQVVNYIIISIISLVVWKRREDYLVETHDK